The Streptomyces sp. RKAG293 genome includes a region encoding these proteins:
- a CDS encoding cytochrome P450 has protein sequence MGHSRLRGLVPKVFTPRRAEAIWPRITGIAEQLIVGFRHRGEADLVVEFALPLSEAVIAQLLGVPVGDRRKFVKLAKVYTWVQERDIA, from the coding sequence ATGGGCCACTCCCGCCTCAGGGGCCTGGTCCCCAAAGTGTTCACACCTCGCAGGGCTGAGGCGATATGGCCCCGGATCACGGGGATCGCGGAACAGCTCATCGTCGGATTCCGACATCGCGGCGAGGCCGACCTCGTCGTCGAGTTTGCGCTTCCGCTCTCGGAGGCGGTCATCGCCCAACTGCTCGGCGTCCCCGTCGGCGACCGTCGTAAATTCGTGAAGTTGGCCAAGGTCTACACGTGGGTCCAGGAAAGGGACATTGCCTGA
- a CDS encoding IS3 family transposase (programmed frameshift), translating into MAQSRRKFSPEFRDEAVKMVVVESRPIAEVARDIQVNEGTLGTWVSRYRQEHVGEEPPLNISERARLRELERENRELRLKTEFLGKSGGLLRTGIPVTEKYEFIDGEAGTYPVRSMCIWAGVSALGFYHWRSRPVSATAERRAGLKSIIRQVFHDSHETYGHRRVHAMLQRMNVQAGPELVRLLMRELGLVACQPRPWRLTTVADESAPSTPDLLTRDFTAEAPGRKLVSDITYVHTWAGFLYLATIIDCHTKAVVGWSMADHMKTSLIADALDMANRNLDLADDCIFHSDRGSQYTSQELRSKLRSLGMRASVGRTGVCWDNAMAESFFGALKNELVHRTAFPTRAHAQRAIVRYIEVFYNRQRLHSGLGYRNPSEVQADYEQRQFAA; encoded by the exons GTGGCACAAAGCCGTAGGAAATTTAGCCCTGAATTCAGGGACGAGGCGGTCAAGATGGTCGTGGTGGAGTCCAGACCGATCGCTGAGGTTGCCCGCGATATTCAGGTCAACGAGGGAACTCTAGGAACCTGGGTCAGCCGCTACCGCCAGGAGCACGTCGGCGAGGAACCACCCTTGAATATCAGTGAACGCGCCCGTTTGCGCGAGCTGGAACGCGAGAACCGAGAACTCAGATTGAAGACTGAATTCCTGG GAAAAAGCGGCGGCCTTCTTCGCACAGGAATACCGGTGACGGAGAAGTACGAGTTCATCGACGGCGAGGCCGGCACATATCCCGTGCGATCGATGTGCATCTGGGCGGGTGTCTCCGCATTAGGCTTTTACCACTGGCGCTCGCGACCCGTCTCGGCCACCGCCGAGCGGCGCGCAGGGCTCAAGTCCATCATCCGTCAGGTCTTCCACGACTCCCACGAGACCTACGGCCACCGGCGCGTCCATGCGATGCTCCAGCGGATGAACGTCCAGGCCGGACCGGAGCTGGTCAGGCTACTGATGCGAGAACTGGGCCTCGTTGCGTGCCAGCCGCGGCCCTGGCGGCTCACCACCGTGGCCGACGAGTCCGCACCGTCGACCCCCGACCTGCTGACCCGCGACTTCACCGCTGAGGCACCCGGCCGTAAACTCGTCAGCGATATAACCTATGTCCACACCTGGGCCGGCTTCCTCTATCTAGCGACCATCATCGACTGTCACACCAAAGCAGTCGTCGGCTGGTCCATGGCTGACCATATGAAGACCTCCCTCATCGCGGACGCACTCGACATGGCGAACCGGAACCTGGATCTCGCCGACGACTGCATATTCCACTCAGATCGCGGAAGTCAGTACACTTCCCAAGAACTTCGCAGCAAACTACGCTCCTTGGGAATGCGGGCATCCGTCGGCCGCACGGGCGTCTGCTGGGATAATGCCATGGCCGAATCATTTTTCGGCGCTTTGAAGAACGAACTCGTTCACCGCACCGCCTTCCCGACGCGCGCGCACGCCCAACGCGCGATCGTCCGCTACATCGAAGTGTTCTACAACCGCCAACGCCTCCACTCCGGGCTCGGCTACAGGAACCCCTCAGAGGTCCAAGCCGACTATGAACAACGGCAATTCGCAGCATAG
- a CDS encoding DUF6192 family protein codes for MPEESAEKVGSVSASRYAEILTELRKLMETASRIQFTIGDAALEVEPMRGRGGSAPGAELFTVRDSLFRLAEDIGATYRSVESARWASRWPKDRRVKDVSFTVHKILASIADEQERFTAILNTPEGKARWTPDDALRRVGQQVARPVTPQEKVSAIHTLAQDEEVAATVTGDLLRRPSVVAQVKVEDKVRAVAELTREDQVAAAVAPDFLRRPAVVAQVAPADKVRVVEELTRDEGVAAEVTTGLLRRPDVAFRAMSDDIARHQVNRAQVDPGWQAREHFQDTNPVAPAIIRSIERSVEFLDLVTACHAFVAAAGRVVPGMRDRQLDDDERTIVHENVARVRATLDWIETVVDTGKVDVDGKLARLLQGE; via the coding sequence ATGCCCGAGGAGAGTGCCGAGAAGGTCGGCAGTGTCAGCGCGAGCCGGTATGCAGAGATCTTGACCGAGTTGCGGAAACTGATGGAGACCGCCAGCCGCATCCAGTTCACGATCGGCGACGCCGCACTCGAGGTCGAACCGATGCGCGGTCGCGGAGGCTCCGCGCCGGGCGCTGAGCTGTTCACGGTCAGGGACTCGTTGTTCCGCCTGGCCGAAGATATCGGCGCGACCTACAGGTCGGTGGAATCTGCTCGCTGGGCGTCAAGGTGGCCGAAGGACCGCCGGGTGAAGGACGTCTCCTTCACCGTCCACAAGATCCTGGCCAGCATCGCGGATGAGCAAGAGCGGTTCACTGCGATCCTCAACACGCCCGAAGGCAAGGCCCGGTGGACGCCGGACGACGCGCTTCGGCGGGTCGGCCAGCAGGTGGCCAGGCCGGTCACACCGCAGGAAAAGGTCAGCGCGATCCACACCCTCGCCCAGGACGAGGAGGTCGCCGCGACGGTGACCGGGGATTTGCTGCGGCGGCCGTCGGTGGTCGCGCAGGTGAAGGTTGAGGACAAGGTCCGGGCGGTGGCCGAGCTGACCCGTGAGGACCAGGTTGCTGCCGCGGTCGCCCCGGATTTCCTGCGGCGCCCGGCTGTCGTCGCCCAGGTCGCTCCGGCGGACAAGGTCCGGGTGGTTGAGGAGCTGACCCGCGACGAGGGTGTCGCGGCGGAGGTGACCACCGGTCTGCTGCGGCGCCCCGACGTCGCGTTTCGGGCGATGTCGGACGACATCGCCCGCCATCAGGTCAACCGGGCCCAGGTCGATCCGGGCTGGCAGGCCCGCGAACACTTCCAGGACACCAATCCCGTCGCCCCGGCGATCATCCGCAGCATCGAGCGGTCGGTGGAATTCCTCGACCTGGTCACCGCCTGCCACGCGTTCGTCGCCGCGGCCGGCCGGGTCGTCCCGGGCATGCGCGACCGCCAGCTTGACGACGACGAACGCACCATCGTCCACGAGAACGTCGCCCGGGTCCGGGCGACACTGGACTGGATCGAGACCGTCGTCGACACCGGGAAGGTCGACGTCGACGGCAAGCTGGCCCGGCTTCTGCAAGGCGAGTAG
- a CDS encoding IS5 family transposase (programmed frameshift) gives MGRGTWSWIVPDGLWEIAEPLIPSSRVRPQGGGTQDTPDETLFAAIIYVLVSGCAWRSLPPCFGISKSTAHRRFLIWSRAGVWGRLHEEILYHLDDAGLLDLSRAVLDSAHVRAKKGGELTGPSPVDRGKPGSKMHVLSDANGLPLLVGVTAANTHDSVALKPMITGHQTRHDPHRGRHFKPQRLHADKAYDIPELRKWLRGKRIGVRIARKGVESSERLGRRRWVIERTMSWLTGYRRLNHRYERHPRNYLAFLGLAAALCCYKRLVRLTT, from the exons ATGGGGCGGGGTACGTGGAGTTGGATTGTTCCGGACGGGTTGTGGGAGATCGCGGAGCCGTTGATCCCTTCGTCGAGGGTGCGGCCGCAGGGTGGCGGGACGCAGGACACGCCTGATGAGACGTTGTTCGCGGCAATCATCTATGTCCTGGTTAGCGGATGCGCTTGGCGATCACTGCCGCCCTGCTTCGGGATATCGAAGTCGACAGCCCACCGCCGGTTCCTGATCTGGTCGAGAGCGGGCGTCTGGGGCCGACTCCACGAGGAGATCCTGTATCACCTCGACGACGCCGGCCTCCTCGACCTGTCCCGAGCGGTCCTCGACTCCGCCCACGTGAGGGCCA AAAAAGGGGGCGAACTCACAGGTCCGAGCCCCGTGGACCGGGGCAAGCCGGGTTCCAAGATGCACGTCCTGTCGGACGCGAACGGACTGCCCCTCCTCGTCGGCGTCACCGCGGCCAACACCCACGACAGCGTCGCCCTGAAGCCCATGATCACGGGTCACCAAACGAGACACGACCCCCACCGCGGCCGCCACTTCAAACCCCAACGCCTGCACGCCGACAAGGCCTACGACATACCTGAACTGCGGAAATGGTTACGCGGCAAGCGGATCGGTGTCCGCATTGCGCGCAAGGGCGTCGAGTCTTCAGAGCGGCTCGGTCGGCGCCGGTGGGTGATTGAGCGGACCATGTCCTGGCTGACCGGCTACCGCCGGCTCAACCACCGCTATGAACGCCATCCCCGCAACTACCTGGCCTTCCTCGGCCTCGCCGCAGCCCTCTGCTGCTACAAACGACTCGTCCGCCTCACCACATAG
- a CDS encoding TIGR03767 family metallophosphoesterase: MTEGVWSVNVSPDRGVFVSVSRRNVLAFGAVGVVAAAINAGGLSGIANARAAQGVTVAQRALPVFGAGGTTLAQTVVPGPANSQGYRKLVDGPGENYSARVLPGAPTGNIDFLPSFRITAFGHISDLHIVDDQSPARVEFLDRFANTDEHPDPYPTGSAYRPQEAMSTQITDAMVRALRNIGRGPLTRIPLKFTIVTGDAVDNAQFNETRWYIDLLDGGKTILPDSGFIGRDQSVSGVALTAEASYWHPDLTAATPHNTYNLAGFAAMPGLLAAARRPFTSTGLGMPWYAAYGNHDVMVQGNLSVGTTVPINAQSIAVGNSKMLGVNTQLPVNFKDAGVFTAVDVFTSGVTNTRVTADPNRRLMSTSDFVNEHFKTSGTPVGHGFDPNNGGKFAFYTIPSADSDMVQYITLDSTNSDGDLLSIDKAASGCIDNFQWQWLQNVLIKNSSRYWDGGKIVHQSGVKDKLFVIFCHHTISTMTNLIPKSGSTTNPIPQNPKHSGTELASLLLNFPNVVLMANGHTHRNEVVSHARPSTSPLGAGGFWEVSAASHIDWPVQSRIIEIATSGENVMIFSNTVDLDAPLSSGGDTSTPMALASLARELAVNDVQERDSTRRGDIDDRNVQLLVPMPFKLPALKVLYQSAATNQLYRGDQNSGSGVLAGTSTSVTTRTDGTWQCTFISPDNVVWTQNVNGGSPAGPATMPRPAAGTSPTITATTDGGYTIAFVAEKTLSLWVIDQNGNARDTVNFVLPNTSPTIAPLPNGGWRAAFTSWDGWLTAADAGSSARVAPGLQPAPGTNPAIATDTAGNFKIAVCGNGSNRLVTVTNTGTVVDTGKTMKAGTSPAITHLPTGGYQAVYHGTDDFLYEVGDAATRRTEGGLLVADNTSPVIHALPTGGYMIAINARGGNLWLVGPDNIGTPYTTTTLAPRTNPALTH; encoded by the coding sequence ATGACCGAGGGTGTGTGGAGTGTCAACGTATCGCCAGATCGGGGAGTTTTCGTGAGTGTTTCGCGTAGAAATGTCCTGGCTTTTGGTGCTGTGGGCGTAGTTGCCGCTGCGATCAATGCTGGGGGTTTGAGCGGGATTGCGAATGCGCGGGCTGCACAGGGGGTGACGGTGGCTCAGCGGGCGTTGCCGGTTTTTGGTGCGGGGGGCACGACGTTGGCGCAGACGGTAGTTCCGGGGCCAGCGAACTCACAGGGGTATAGGAAGTTGGTGGACGGACCGGGCGAGAATTACAGCGCACGCGTGTTGCCGGGTGCGCCGACGGGGAACATCGATTTTCTGCCGTCGTTCCGGATCACGGCGTTCGGGCATATTAGCGATCTCCACATCGTCGATGATCAGTCCCCTGCGCGAGTGGAGTTTCTGGACAGGTTTGCGAATACAGATGAGCATCCCGATCCATATCCGACGGGGTCGGCGTATCGTCCGCAGGAGGCAATGTCGACGCAGATCACGGATGCGATGGTGCGGGCGCTGCGGAATATCGGGCGTGGTCCTTTGACGCGGATTCCGTTGAAGTTCACCATTGTCACTGGTGATGCGGTCGACAATGCGCAGTTCAACGAGACGCGTTGGTACATTGATCTGCTCGACGGGGGCAAGACCATCCTCCCTGATTCAGGCTTCATCGGACGCGACCAAAGCGTCTCCGGTGTTGCTCTGACGGCGGAAGCTAGCTACTGGCATCCCGATCTGACGGCTGCCACGCCTCACAACACGTACAATCTTGCCGGGTTCGCAGCCATGCCCGGCCTACTGGCCGCGGCGCGCAGGCCGTTCACCTCCACCGGCCTCGGCATGCCCTGGTACGCCGCCTACGGCAACCACGATGTGATGGTGCAGGGGAACCTCTCGGTGGGCACCACCGTGCCGATCAACGCGCAGAGCATCGCCGTGGGCAACAGCAAGATGCTGGGTGTCAACACCCAGCTCCCGGTGAACTTTAAAGACGCAGGCGTCTTCACCGCTGTCGATGTTTTCACGAGCGGGGTAACGAACACGCGTGTGACGGCGGACCCGAACCGACGCCTGATGTCGACGTCCGATTTCGTCAACGAGCACTTCAAGACGTCCGGAACCCCTGTTGGCCATGGATTCGACCCCAACAACGGGGGCAAGTTCGCCTTCTACACGATCCCGAGTGCCGATTCTGACATGGTCCAGTACATCACCTTGGACTCCACCAACTCCGACGGTGATCTGCTCAGCATCGACAAGGCCGCGTCCGGTTGCATCGACAACTTTCAGTGGCAGTGGCTGCAGAATGTACTGATCAAGAACAGTTCACGCTACTGGGACGGGGGGAAGATCGTCCACCAAAGCGGTGTGAAGGACAAGCTGTTTGTCATCTTCTGCCACCACACGATATCCACGATGACGAACCTGATCCCCAAGAGCGGTTCGACGACCAACCCCATCCCCCAAAACCCGAAGCATTCGGGTACCGAGCTGGCGTCGCTGCTGCTGAACTTCCCGAACGTGGTGTTGATGGCAAACGGCCACACGCACCGCAACGAAGTGGTGAGCCACGCCCGGCCCAGCACGAGTCCTCTGGGCGCGGGTGGTTTTTGGGAGGTCAGCGCGGCGTCGCACATCGACTGGCCGGTGCAGAGCCGGATCATCGAGATCGCCACCAGTGGCGAGAACGTGATGATCTTCAGCAACACGGTTGACCTCGACGCACCCCTTTCCTCCGGCGGGGACACCAGCACACCGATGGCACTCGCCTCCCTGGCGCGAGAACTGGCCGTCAATGATGTGCAGGAACGCGACAGCACCCGCCGCGGTGACATCGACGACCGCAACGTGCAACTCCTGGTACCGATGCCCTTCAAACTGCCGGCATTGAAAGTTCTGTACCAAAGCGCGGCCACCAACCAGCTCTACCGGGGCGACCAGAACAGCGGCTCGGGCGTACTGGCGGGCACCAGCACATCGGTCACCACCCGCACGGACGGCACCTGGCAGTGCACGTTCATCAGCCCCGACAACGTGGTGTGGACCCAGAACGTAAATGGCGGAAGCCCCGCTGGCCCCGCCACCATGCCCCGCCCCGCCGCCGGCACCTCCCCCACCATCACCGCCACCACCGACGGCGGCTACACCATCGCCTTCGTCGCCGAGAAGACCCTCTCCCTGTGGGTCATCGACCAAAACGGCAACGCCCGCGACACCGTCAACTTCGTCCTGCCCAACACCTCCCCCACCATCGCTCCCCTCCCCAACGGCGGCTGGCGCGCCGCCTTCACCAGCTGGGACGGCTGGCTCACTGCAGCCGACGCCGGCAGCAGTGCCAGGGTGGCCCCCGGACTGCAACCCGCCCCCGGAACCAACCCCGCCATCGCCACCGACACGGCCGGCAACTTCAAAATCGCGGTATGCGGCAACGGCAGCAACCGCCTGGTCACCGTCACCAACACCGGCACCGTCGTCGACACCGGCAAGACCATGAAAGCCGGCACTTCCCCCGCCATCACCCACCTCCCCACCGGCGGCTACCAGGCCGTCTACCACGGCACCGACGACTTCCTGTACGAAGTCGGCGACGCCGCCACCCGCCGCACCGAAGGCGGACTCCTCGTCGCCGACAACACCTCCCCCGTCATTCACGCCCTCCCCACCGGCGGCTACATGATCGCCATCAACGCCCGCGGCGGCAATCTCTGGCTCGTCGGCCCCGACAACATCGGCACCCCCTACACCACCACCACCCTCGCCCCCCGGACCAACCCCGCTCTCACCCACTGA
- a CDS encoding thioesterase family protein, whose translation MRVPVGVYCDDLDSFGMLHNSRYGRLVERAWNTYWEGRDLTHAGDGDAPGDGLNLIKEIHLTYEVAVTRPGNYTVHLWTDHLDSTTLSYGFRFCSTDLTTTYAHGSRVIVRIDPGTLLPTPWNASTRSLAARIQRITS comes from the coding sequence GTGCGGGTACCAGTCGGCGTCTACTGCGACGATCTGGACTCGTTCGGCATGCTGCACAACAGCCGCTACGGACGCCTCGTCGAGCGGGCCTGGAACACATACTGGGAGGGCCGTGACCTGACACATGCCGGAGACGGGGACGCGCCGGGGGACGGACTGAATCTGATCAAGGAGATTCATCTCACCTATGAGGTCGCAGTCACCCGGCCAGGTAACTACACCGTGCACCTGTGGACAGATCACCTGGACAGCACCACCCTGTCCTACGGATTCCGTTTCTGTTCCACCGACCTGACGACCACATATGCGCATGGAAGCCGCGTCATCGTCCGCATCGACCCGGGCACTCTGCTTCCGACACCATGGAACGCCTCGACCAGGAGCCTGGCAGCACGGATCCAGCGCATCACGTCCTGA
- a CDS encoding VOC family protein: protein MERVLGIGGYFIRASTPAVLSAWYRDCLGLDLDEHGLWSQEAGPTVFAPFESETDYFGSRAQQTMLNFRVRDLDAMLAQLRAKGADVAQETQDMDGVGRFGWVTDPEGNRIELWEPA, encoded by the coding sequence ATGGAACGTGTCCTGGGAATTGGCGGATACTTTATCAGGGCCTCGACCCCGGCGGTCCTGAGCGCGTGGTATCGCGATTGCCTTGGCCTGGACCTCGATGAGCACGGCCTGTGGAGTCAGGAAGCCGGGCCAACGGTGTTCGCGCCGTTCGAGTCCGAGACCGACTACTTCGGGTCCCGCGCCCAACAAACCATGCTCAACTTCCGGGTCCGAGACCTGGACGCGATGCTCGCCCAACTGCGCGCCAAGGGAGCGGACGTGGCGCAGGAAACGCAGGATATGGATGGTGTCGGTCGATTCGGCTGGGTCACTGACCCTGAGGGCAATCGGATCGAGCTTTGGGAGCCTGCCTGA
- a CDS encoding HD domain-containing protein, with amino-acid sequence MRLDALAIPESSACASALEVATAYCSPALLNHSVRAYLWAAAYGTSQGIPFDPELLYVASMLHDIGLVREFDNHTVAFDEAGGHVAWVFGAGAGWPPARRTRLSEVIVRHMWDRVDVTVDAEGHLLERSTGLDICGRNTDDFSLEFKSEVLERYPRLGLAKEFFSCFRSQAARKPDSSAAASVRNGIGIEIAANPLDLARQV; translated from the coding sequence ATGAGACTCGATGCATTGGCAATACCCGAGAGCTCCGCGTGCGCCTCCGCGCTCGAAGTGGCTACCGCGTATTGCTCTCCCGCTCTTCTGAACCACTCCGTGCGTGCCTACTTGTGGGCTGCGGCCTACGGCACCTCGCAGGGGATCCCTTTCGATCCCGAACTCCTCTATGTGGCGTCGATGCTGCACGACATCGGCCTCGTCCGGGAGTTCGACAACCACACTGTGGCCTTCGACGAGGCCGGCGGACACGTGGCGTGGGTGTTCGGGGCTGGGGCCGGGTGGCCACCGGCCCGCCGCACCAGGCTGTCCGAAGTGATCGTCCGGCACATGTGGGACCGGGTGGATGTGACCGTGGATGCGGAAGGCCACCTGCTGGAGCGCTCGACGGGTCTCGACATCTGTGGGCGCAACACGGACGACTTCTCACTCGAGTTCAAGAGCGAGGTGCTCGAGCGCTACCCGCGACTCGGCCTCGCCAAGGAGTTCTTCTCCTGTTTCCGGAGCCAGGCGGCGCGCAAGCCGGACAGCTCAGCCGCAGCCTCAGTGCGCAACGGCATCGGTATCGAGATTGCCGCCAACCCCCTGGACCTCGCCCGACAGGTGTGA
- a CDS encoding DoxX family protein yields MSQQKLWPHALSAFRVIVGALFFCHGASSVFGWFGGAMGHGGTIATGTWPGWWAALIQLVGGALVALGLVTRAAALLCSGSMAYAYFSVHQQHALLPIQNNGEPSVMFCWTFLLIAFAGPGTWALDTILTRGRQMAARAELTTDRVADRVRP; encoded by the coding sequence ATGTCACAGCAGAAGCTCTGGCCGCATGCCCTCTCCGCGTTCCGCGTAATAGTCGGGGCGCTCTTTTTCTGCCACGGCGCATCGTCCGTGTTCGGCTGGTTCGGCGGGGCCATGGGCCACGGCGGCACCATCGCGACGGGCACCTGGCCGGGCTGGTGGGCGGCGCTCATCCAGCTCGTAGGCGGTGCCCTGGTCGCCCTCGGCCTGGTCACCCGTGCGGCGGCCCTACTCTGCTCCGGCTCCATGGCCTACGCGTATTTCAGCGTGCATCAGCAGCACGCGCTGCTGCCAATCCAGAACAACGGCGAGCCATCGGTGATGTTCTGCTGGACCTTCCTACTGATCGCGTTTGCCGGGCCGGGCACCTGGGCCCTGGACACCATCCTGACGCGGGGTCGGCAGATGGCCGCCCGCGCCGAGCTGACCACGGACCGGGTCGCCGACCGCGTCAGGCCCTGA
- a CDS encoding cupin domain-containing protein: MTSHPSSPLPLSGSGANDGFHPALPRTPGRPAAHAHRKVHHIPADQLDADTAQTGGMRRFAAISGASVGSERMWMGQTTVAPATSSADHHHGSSETAIYVVSGHPEFVFLGVPDGSGAGPEEVRLRTGPGDYIFVPPFVPHREENPDQDEEAVVVIARSTQEAVVVNLPGLYVLE; this comes from the coding sequence ATGACGTCACACCCTTCGTCACCGCTCCCTCTGTCCGGCAGTGGCGCCAATGACGGCTTCCATCCGGCTTTGCCCCGCACTCCGGGCAGACCGGCGGCCCATGCTCACCGGAAGGTCCATCACATTCCAGCCGACCAGTTGGACGCCGACACGGCGCAGACCGGGGGCATGCGCCGCTTCGCCGCGATCAGTGGTGCGTCCGTAGGGTCCGAGAGAATGTGGATGGGGCAGACCACTGTCGCTCCTGCGACCTCGTCAGCCGATCACCATCACGGCAGTTCGGAGACCGCGATCTATGTCGTCAGCGGCCACCCCGAGTTCGTCTTTCTCGGCGTGCCGGACGGCTCCGGGGCGGGGCCGGAGGAGGTGCGGCTCCGCACGGGGCCGGGCGACTACATCTTCGTGCCGCCTTTCGTACCGCACCGCGAGGAGAACCCCGATCAGGACGAGGAGGCCGTGGTGGTGATCGCCCGCAGCACGCAGGAGGCTGTGGTCGTCAACCTCCCGGGCCTCTACGTGCTGGAGTAG
- a CDS encoding IS110 family transposase produces the protein MIYCGIDWAEKTHDVALVDDTGTLVAKRHITDDAAGYKILLELLAEHGDTEENPIPVAIETSRGLLVAVLRTGKRQVYAINPMAAARYRDRHSVSRKKSDPGDALVLANILRTDMHAHRPLPEDSDLGRAIAVLARAQQDSLWNRQQLANQLRSLLREYYPAALEAFATWANGLCRPEARELLRAAPAPARAARLTRTQLQAALKRAGRKRGIEAEADRLRDVFRAKWAHQPPLVEDALGKQMLALLLQLEAACVAADQLAEAVEEVFPEHPDAEILLSFPGLGIQLAARILAEIGDDHTRFADARGLKAYAGSSPITRASGKKSSITRRWVKNDRLNHAGYLWAFSSLRNSPGANTHYRRRREHGDWHAAAQRNLFNRMIGQLHHCLQHHKLFDENTAFPAELATKIDALAS, from the coding sequence TTGATCTACTGCGGCATCGACTGGGCGGAGAAGACACACGACGTCGCCCTGGTCGACGACACCGGCACACTGGTGGCCAAACGGCACATCACCGACGACGCGGCCGGCTACAAGATCCTGCTGGAACTGCTCGCCGAGCACGGCGACACCGAGGAGAATCCGATCCCGGTAGCGATCGAAACCTCCCGCGGCCTGCTCGTGGCAGTCCTGCGAACCGGGAAGCGACAAGTGTATGCAATCAACCCGATGGCCGCCGCCCGCTACCGCGACCGCCACTCGGTCTCCCGCAAGAAGTCCGACCCCGGCGACGCCCTCGTTCTGGCGAACATCCTGCGCACTGACATGCACGCTCACCGGCCCCTGCCCGAAGACTCCGACCTCGGCCGGGCCATCGCCGTGCTGGCCCGAGCCCAGCAGGACTCACTCTGGAACCGGCAGCAACTCGCCAACCAGCTCCGCTCCCTGCTACGGGAGTACTACCCGGCAGCCCTGGAAGCCTTTGCCACCTGGGCCAACGGCCTGTGCCGCCCCGAAGCCCGCGAACTCCTCAGGGCCGCCCCGGCCCCTGCCCGAGCCGCAAGGCTGACCCGCACCCAGCTCCAGGCCGCCCTCAAACGGGCCGGCCGCAAACGCGGCATCGAGGCAGAAGCCGACCGCCTCCGCGACGTTTTCCGCGCCAAATGGGCCCACCAGCCACCGCTGGTCGAGGACGCGCTGGGCAAGCAGATGCTTGCCCTCCTCCTCCAGCTGGAAGCCGCCTGCGTCGCTGCCGACCAGCTCGCCGAGGCGGTGGAAGAGGTTTTCCCTGAACACCCGGACGCCGAGATTTTGTTGAGCTTTCCCGGACTCGGCATCCAGCTCGCCGCCCGGATCCTCGCTGAGATCGGGGACGATCACACGCGCTTCGCCGACGCCCGCGGCCTCAAGGCATACGCAGGCTCATCGCCCATCACCAGAGCCTCCGGCAAGAAGTCGTCCATCACCCGCCGGTGGGTCAAGAACGACCGGCTCAACCACGCCGGCTATCTGTGGGCCTTCTCCTCGCTGCGGAACTCGCCCGGAGCCAACACCCACTACCGACGGCGCCGCGAGCACGGAGACTGGCACGCAGCTGCCCAGCGCAACCTCTTCAACCGCATGATCGGACAGCTCCACCACTGCCTCCAGCACCACAAGCTGTTCGACGAGAACACCGCGTTCCCCGCCGAACTCGCCACCAAGATTGACGCATTGGCATCGTGA
- the tatA gene encoding Sec-independent protein translocase subunit TatA, whose product MLRNGLEPWHLIVVALVLIMLFGSKKLPEAARGLGKSMRILKSEARALKADDDAATATAASLPGTTANTAPPVAESAPQPEAHTS is encoded by the coding sequence ATGTTGCGAAACGGGCTGGAGCCGTGGCACCTGATCGTGGTGGCACTGGTTCTGATCATGCTGTTCGGTTCCAAGAAGCTGCCCGAGGCCGCCCGCGGCCTGGGTAAATCCATGCGCATCCTGAAGTCCGAGGCGCGTGCGCTGAAGGCCGACGACGACGCCGCGACCGCGACCGCCGCGTCCCTGCCTGGCACGACCGCTAACACCGCTCCCCCGGTCGCCGAATCCGCCCCCCAGCCCGAGGCACACACCTCGTAG